From the Acidicapsa ligni genome, one window contains:
- a CDS encoding aminoglycoside phosphotransferase family protein — translation MSLATLSEISPHQLTPGETVLISKLMRGEETKLGRFARIGWIDELMLMTRCYGQTTSIPAVRQINQGVNFSLIKLSYEDGDRVWFKAVGEPNTHEYALTLELSRHFPTYLPKLLGSFPQWQGWVAEDVAGQPLSDLDEVRAWESALEALATLQKSAIERVADLRRAGAKEWGCDRLASLAGPFFEDVQRAMLAQVSTKVRPLGGDELRSLKERIEVALIALMGSGMPNTLLHGDIGHGNIIIAPNRIVFLDWAEAYIGHPFMSAEHLLANCELSQPAVSQKVTSLRQTYASYWEDVISPEELAKTTRLAPAVAAFGYAVTTWANAIHGPSPNDIWPTIRSMVRRIKRELDSVLEVAA, via the coding sequence ATGTCGCTCGCGACGCTCTCCGAAATAAGCCCACACCAATTGACACCGGGAGAGACGGTATTGATTAGCAAGCTTATGAGAGGGGAGGAAACAAAGCTCGGGAGATTCGCGAGGATCGGCTGGATCGACGAGCTCATGCTTATGACGAGGTGCTATGGACAGACAACCAGCATCCCCGCAGTCCGGCAGATAAACCAAGGGGTTAACTTCTCCCTGATCAAGCTGTCATATGAAGACGGAGACAGGGTGTGGTTCAAAGCGGTCGGAGAGCCAAATACGCATGAGTATGCGTTGACACTCGAATTGAGCCGGCACTTTCCCACGTATTTGCCAAAACTGCTTGGTTCATTTCCTCAATGGCAAGGATGGGTTGCGGAAGATGTAGCCGGCCAGCCGCTTAGCGACTTAGACGAAGTGCGAGCATGGGAATCCGCACTTGAGGCATTGGCAACCTTGCAAAAGAGCGCGATTGAACGGGTGGCGGATCTTCGAAGAGCTGGGGCCAAAGAGTGGGGATGCGACCGTCTCGCTTCATTGGCTGGACCATTCTTCGAAGATGTGCAGCGCGCGATGCTCGCTCAAGTGTCCACCAAAGTTCGGCCTTTGGGTGGTGACGAACTTCGTAGTCTCAAAGAACGCATCGAAGTCGCGCTGATTGCCCTTATGGGGTCTGGGATGCCCAATACTCTACTGCACGGTGACATCGGTCACGGAAACATCATCATCGCTCCGAACCGCATCGTGTTCCTGGACTGGGCTGAGGCTTATATAGGGCATCCTTTCATGAGCGCCGAGCATTTGTTGGCTAATTGTGAGCTGTCTCAACCTGCGGTTTCCCAAAAAGTCACCTCCCTCCGTCAAACATACGCTTCTTACTGGGAGGACGTTATTAGTCCAGAAGAGCTGGCAAAGACAACGAGGTTGGCACCCGCGGTTGCTGCCTTCGGGTATGCTGTCACGACTTGGGCCAATGCCATTCACGGACCTAGCCCAAACGACATCTGGCCAACCATTCGGTCCATGGTGCGGAGAATCAAACGTGAACTGGATTCTGTGCTGGAGGTAGCAGCATGA
- a CDS encoding PqqD family protein has protein sequence MIAVRPNLRSVVDHDGAIILDIDRDLFISMNPIGAYIWERLVKGDTSEDIAATIASDTGSNISIVSADVAEFMADLKDKHLIELHA, from the coding sequence ATGATCGCTGTGCGCCCGAACCTTCGGTCTGTAGTCGACCACGATGGAGCCATAATCCTCGACATCGATAGAGATTTGTTTATCAGCATGAACCCGATCGGGGCCTATATCTGGGAGCGCCTTGTAAAGGGCGATACCTCGGAAGATATCGCGGCAACTATTGCATCCGATACCGGCAGCAATATCTCCATCGTATCCGCAGATGTTGCGGAGTTCATGGCAGATCTGAAGGACAAGCACTTGATTGAACTTCACGCTTAG
- a CDS encoding helix-turn-helix domain-containing protein translates to MHALILMFHGDAKLRLATIANELGIEMRTLERAFSDELGTTMSQCQIDARLSLAQSLLTMMPPPKLSVIANLLGYDELRDFARFFQKHMHEKPTAWGRAERERIKRNERLASSIREPY, encoded by the coding sequence ATGCACGCGCTTATCCTGATGTTCCACGGGGATGCAAAGCTCCGTCTCGCGACGATCGCGAACGAGCTTGGGATCGAGATGAGAACCCTGGAACGCGCATTCTCCGACGAGCTCGGTACGACGATGAGCCAATGTCAAATTGATGCACGACTTAGCTTGGCTCAATCGCTGCTCACGATGATGCCGCCACCCAAGCTCAGCGTGATCGCGAACTTGCTCGGATACGACGAGCTTCGTGACTTCGCGCGTTTTTTTCAAAAGCATATGCATGAGAAACCAACCGCGTGGGGCCGTGCGGAACGCGAGAGGATCAAGCGCAATGAGCGTCTTGCTTCCAGCATCAGAGAACCCTACTAG